A genomic region of Eucalyptus grandis isolate ANBG69807.140 chromosome 5, ASM1654582v1, whole genome shotgun sequence contains the following coding sequences:
- the LOC120293440 gene encoding acidic endochitinase-like produces MASKSSASPVFLISVILALVGNNDGGEITVYWGQNGGEGSLANTCASENYNIVNLAFLYVFGNGQTPELNLAGHCDPSSGNCTGLSSDINSCQARGVKVMLSIGGSSGRYNLSSAEDANQVATYLWNNFLGGQSSSRSLGDAVLDGIDFDIEGGTNQHWDDLARYLSEYSSSEKKVYLAAAPQCPYPDAWLGGALQTGLFDYVWVQFYNNAPCEYNSGNIANLQDAWNQWTSSTAGKIFLGLPASTAAANSGFIPVSNLTSKVLLAINGSANYGGVMLWSKYYDDQTGYSSSIKEYVRG; encoded by the exons atggcttccaaatcTTCAGCCTCACCAGTATTTCTCATTTCAGTCATTTTGGCTcttgttgggaataacg ACGGTGGAGAAATTACTGTCTATTGGGGTCAGAATGGCGGCGAAGGCAGTTTAGCCAACACTTGTGCCTCCGAAAACTACAACATTGTGAACCTAGCTTTTCTCTATGTCTTCGGCAATGGCCAAACTCCTGAATTAAACCTCGCTGGCCACTGCGATCCTTCCAGCGGAAACTGTACCGGCTTGAGCTCCGACATCAATTCTTGCCAAGCTAGGGGAGTCAAGGTGATGCTCTCGATCGGAGGAAGCTCGGGACGTTACAATCTTTCTTCCGCCGAGGATGCTAACCAGGTTGCGACTTATCTATGGAACAACTTTCTAGGAGGCCAGTCCTCATCTCGGTCACTTGGGGATGCAGTGCTCGACGGCATCGATTTCGACATCGAAGGAGGCACGAATCAACACTGGGATGATCTGGCTAGGTACTTGTCTGAATATAGCAGCAGTGAGAAGAAGGTGTACTTGGCTGCAGCCCCTCAATGTCCTTACCCAGATGCGTGGCTTGGAGGTGCCCTTCAAACAGGCTTATTCGACTACGTTTGGGTCCAATTTTACAACAATGCTCCATGCGAGTACAATTCTGGGAACATCGCTAATCTCCAAGATGCATGGAATCAATGGACTTCAAGTACCGCCGGTAAAATCTTTTTGGGATTGCCCGCATCTACGGCTGCAGCTAACAGTGGTTTCATTCCTGTGTCGAACCTTACTTCCAAAGTATTGCTCGCCATTAATGGATCTGCCAACTATGGGGGCGTGATGTTGTGGTCCAAATATTATGATGATCAAACTGGATACAGCTCTTCCATCAAGGAATACGTCCGAGGGTGA